The stretch of DNA CATTCTTCCGCTCCGGCCGGTTCAATACGATGTCCATGCGCCCACTCTCGTGGCGTCGGACGAGTACGACGTCGTCATCACGGTTGGTCACAACGACCTCCTATCTCCTCCGCCAGGCAGACGGTGCCCTCCAATGGAGATGATGCGCTCATAGAATTCCTTCCAGGTCGGTGCCTGCTGCGCCGTCGGCCCAGGGCCTGTGGTCGTGTTCGATCATCGCCTCGCTGCTCGGCCGGGACAACGACGAAGGCACAATGCGTTCCTCAGGTAATCGTGGTGGCAGGTGACCAACCCGCACTGACGCTGCCGGGAGCAGCATGGCTCCTCCCGGCAGCGTCGTGCGAAGTGGCCCTCGATCACGGCCCGGCGAGGACGGCCTCCCTCTCCACACACAGACCGGCAAGGCGGCCCTGGATCAGATCTGCGGCCTCCGCGACGATCCGCTCGACCAGCTCGGTCACCGTGGGGATGTCGTGAATCAGGCCCTGCGACATGCCCGCCGACCAGATACCGGCCTCAGGGTCGCCGAGTTCGTACACCTTCCTGCCACGCGCACCGGCAACCAGATCGCGGACATCGTCGAACACCCCACCCTCGGCAAGCACGCTGACCACCTCCCGACTGACGGAATTGCTGGCGACGCGCGACGTGTTGCGCAGCTGCCGGAAGATCAACTCGGTGTCGAGTTCGGACCCGTCGACGATCTGCTGTTTGACCGTCTGGTGGATCGGCGACTCGGCCGTGCACATGAATCGCGTGCCCATGTTGACGCCCTCGGCGCCCAGTGCCAACGCTGCGGCCAGCCCGCGTCCGTCCGCGAATCCGCCGGAGGCGATGAACGGAGTCTTCAGTACCCGTGCCGCCGCGGGGATCAGGATGAGACCCGGAACGTCGTCCTCACCGGGATGTCCAGCGCATTCGAAGCCGTCGATGCTCAGCGCGTCGACGCCCAGCGCCTCCGCTTTCACCGCGTGCCGGACGCTGGTGCACTTGTGCAATACCTTCACGCCCGCGGCACGGAAGGCCGGCATGTGCGGCTCCGGGTTGTTCCCTGCCGTCTCGACGATCTTCACACCCGACTCGATGATCGCATCGCGATATTCGGCGTAGGGCGGCGGATTGATCGACGGCAGGGTGGTGAGGTTGACGCCGAACGGCTTGTCCGTCATCTCACGGCAGCGCGCGATCTCCACCGCCAGCGCGTCGGGGCTCGGCTGCGTCAACGCGGTGATGAACCCGAGAGCACCCGAATTCGCAACCGCAGCAACGAGCTCGGCCCGTCCGACCCACTGCATTCCGCCCTGCACGACGGGGTGCGTGATCCCGAACAGTTCGGTGAAACGTGTCTTCAGCATCATTTCTCCTACAGGCCCAGGGACTTGCTGACAATCGACTTGCACACCTCGGTGGTACCCGCGAAGATCCGGGTGACACGGGCATCTGCGTACATTCTCGCGATCGGATACTCCATCATGAAGCCGTAGCCGCCGTGCAACTGCAGGCAGCGGTCGATCACTCGGGCCTGCAATTCGGTGGTGTACACCTTGACCTTCGCCGCGTCCGCGGCGGTGAGCGTACCCTCGTCGAGCTCCTCGAGCGCGCGGTCCACCATCGTGCGCCCGGCCTCGATCTCGATTGCGCACGAGGCCAATTCGAACTTGGTGTTCTGGAAGCTGCTGATCGTCGTACCGAAGGCCTTTCGTTCCTTGACGTATTCGACGGTCATCGCCAGCGCCGCCTCGGCGCTGGCCTGCGCGTTGATCGCGGTGGCCAACCGTTCCTGCGGGAGGTTGAACCCCAGGTAGCCGAACGCCGCGCCCTCTACACCGAGCAGGTTCGTCACCGGAACCCGAACGTCGGTGAACGACAATTCTGCCGTGTCCTGCGCTTTCAGACCGAGCTTCTTCAGATTGCGGCCGCGCTCGAAGCCCGGCATTCCGTCCTCGACGACCAACAGGGACAGCCCCTCCCGACGGTCCTCGCCCTTGCTGGTGCGTGCGACCACCACGACGAGATCGCAGTTGATACCACCGGTGATGAATGTCTTGGCGCCGTTGAGAACATAGACGTCGCCGTCACGCACCGCAGTGGTCGCCATACCCGCCAGGTCCGAACCGGTACCGGGCTCGGTCATCGCAATGGACCCGACGATGTGACCGGATACTATTCCCGGGAACCACCGCTGACGCTGTTCCTCGGTCGCATACTCCAGGAAGTACGGGAGCAGAACGTTCGTGTGCAGCATCAGTCCACCGAGGCTCGCGCCGGAGCGAACGAGTTCCTCCGTGACAACCGCGTTGAACTTGAAACTCTCGATGCCTCCGCCACCGTACTCTTCGGGTATCTGCAGGCCGGTGATGCCGATCTCGCCGGCCCGGTGGAACACCGTCTTGTCCACGACACCGGCCTCGGCCCACGCCTCGTAGTGGGGTTCGACGTCCCGGGCCAGGAACTCACGGACGACCTTGCGGAAGGTCTCGTGGTCCTCGTTGAACACTGTTCGCTTCATATCGAAATATCCTTCTGTTCGGTAAATCGTTCAGAGCAGTTCGAGGATCGTGGCGTTGGCCATCCCGCCGCCCTCACACATCGTCTGCAACCCATATCGAATCCCGTTGTCCCGCATGTGGTGCACGAGCCGCGTCATGAGCACTGCACCGGAACCGCCGAGCGGATGACCGACCGCGATCGCGCCGCCCAGGGGATTCACCAGTGCCGGATCGGCTCCGGTCTCGGCGAGCCAGGCCAGTGGGACCGAGGCGAACGCCTCGTTGACCTCGAACGCGCCGATGTCGGAGATCGAGAGACCGGAACGCTCGAGCGCCTTCGCGGTCGCCGGGATGGGCCCGGTCAGCATGATCACCGGATCGTCGCCGGCCGTCACGGCGGTGTGGATCCTGGCGATCGGTGTCAGACCGAGGTGGCGGGCCTTCTCACTAGTGGTCACCAGCAGCGCGCCCGCACCGTCGGAGATCTGTGAGGCGTTACCGGCGTGAATGACACCGTCTTCCCGGAAGGACGTCTTCAGCCCGGCGAGCGTGTCGACGCTGGTCCCGCGCCGAATGCCCTCGTCCGTGTCCAGCACGCCGGGCAGCGACGCGATCTGGGCGGTCAACGCACCCGAATCGACGGCGGAAGCTGCCTTCTCGTGGGAGCGGACGGCAAATTCGTCGAGTTGGCGGCGGGAGAAGGCCCACTTCTCGGCGATCATCTCCGCTCCGACGCCCTGATTGAACGTCTCGACACCGAAGCGGTCCAGCACGGTGCGTCCGAACGGTTGCCCGGATTGCCGACTCGAGCCCATCGGCACACGCGACATCGACTCGACGCCGCCTGCCACCGCCACGTCGTACTGGCCGGCAATGACCCCGGCGGCCGCGAAGTGCAGTGCCTGCTGGC from Rhodococcus opacus B4 encodes:
- a CDS encoding NAD(P)H-dependent flavin oxidoreductase, with the translated sequence MMLKTRFTELFGITHPVVQGGMQWVGRAELVAAVANSGALGFITALTQPSPDALAVEIARCREMTDKPFGVNLTTLPSINPPPYAEYRDAIIESGVKIVETAGNNPEPHMPAFRAAGVKVLHKCTSVRHAVKAEALGVDALSIDGFECAGHPGEDDVPGLILIPAAARVLKTPFIASGGFADGRGLAAALALGAEGVNMGTRFMCTAESPIHQTVKQQIVDGSELDTELIFRQLRNTSRVASNSVSREVVSVLAEGGVFDDVRDLVAGARGRKVYELGDPEAGIWSAGMSQGLIHDIPTVTELVERIVAEAADLIQGRLAGLCVEREAVLAGP
- a CDS encoding thiolase family protein; the protein is MRDAVIVDAVRTPVGRRNGSLAEIHPADLSAHVLKALAERTGIDPAVVDDVVWGCVGQVGDQANNIGRSGVLAAGWPTSVPATTVDRQCGSSQQALHFAAAGVIAGQYDVAVAGGVESMSRVPMGSSRQSGQPFGRTVLDRFGVETFNQGVGAEMIAEKWAFSRRQLDEFAVRSHEKAASAVDSGALTAQIASLPGVLDTDEGIRRGTSVDTLAGLKTSFREDGVIHAGNASQISDGAGALLVTTSEKARHLGLTPIARIHTAVTAGDDPVIMLTGPIPATAKALERSGLSISDIGAFEVNEAFASVPLAWLAETGADPALVNPLGGAIAVGHPLGGSGAVLMTRLVHHMRDNGIRYGLQTMCEGGGMANATILELL
- a CDS encoding acyl-CoA dehydrogenase family protein, whose product is MKRTVFNEDHETFRKVVREFLARDVEPHYEAWAEAGVVDKTVFHRAGEIGITGLQIPEEYGGGGIESFKFNAVVTEELVRSGASLGGLMLHTNVLLPYFLEYATEEQRQRWFPGIVSGHIVGSIAMTEPGTGSDLAGMATTAVRDGDVYVLNGAKTFITGGINCDLVVVVARTSKGEDRREGLSLLVVEDGMPGFERGRNLKKLGLKAQDTAELSFTDVRVPVTNLLGVEGAAFGYLGFNLPQERLATAINAQASAEAALAMTVEYVKERKAFGTTISSFQNTKFELASCAIEIEAGRTMVDRALEELDEGTLTAADAAKVKVYTTELQARVIDRCLQLHGGYGFMMEYPIARMYADARVTRIFAGTTEVCKSIVSKSLGL